gctccgtaggtcaaaggtcctaaactgtaacatcggccataactattcattcaaagtgccatcgggggcatgtgtcatcctatggagacagctcttgttttttctattttattacctTATGCTGTAACGTTACACAATACATCAGGTTTGATGTGACTAGaattaatgtaaaatacaaaGGTGGAACATTAAACGCAGGAGAGGACTTAATGTGACTAgcataaatgtaaaatacaatagcCCGGccttaaagggactggcctccataTCGTTCGACAAATGCTGTGTTTTAGATATCTAGAAATAACTGCTATATAtaacgcggtcatctttttttcttgatttggaatttaaaaagaaagaaacaaaaactcatattctaatgttcataatatgaccaaacttcagtttgaaagaaagatatttttagcCAGATCGGGAGGTCATTGCCTTCAAACAAAAGTTTGGACTAAAATACTTTCATTAAATGATAATAACACACAGTCACTGCTCTAGAAAGTTCACAAACTATTGGCATTCccaagatatttcttgtttttaatttgctgaagtcaaattaatttcatattaaaaggtAAATTAAAAATACATCTGTTTTTATTTCCTTCATATTTCCACAGTTTTGACCTGTCAAATATACTTTCCAAACTATTCGGCACTcaaatgttattgttattgttgttgtgcAGTCTGTAACTTTGACCATATTTCACACATCAAGCAAAATCTAACTTGAAAACCGGTAATTTAGTACAAGTTTACTATGAAAACTCACGGGACAGACACCATTTTTCTGATATGTCTAAAACCCATGTCGGACCGTAAAAAAAGGTTGCGCACTACCacattttaacttcattttaagGGTGCGAGCGCATgcaaaacagcaacaacaacaaaaacaacatttaaaaaaaatcaaaaaagatacgtgcggcaaatccgatgaacaacagCTTATTAATTTGATGCGGCCTAATCAGGTTTTAATAGAATACCAATaatataaattatcttttttacattaatttctttatatttatattgtatattttttgaaATCATAATTTGTGAGTCATGTCTCAAACATtgtgtttaaataaaacatattaggaATGATAACTGCTCTAGGGATTGTGGCCAagcaagtttcatttagattgctTGAAGAAGACAAGATTTATGACCCTTTGTACCTTGAGTGTATATACCATCTTCTATTGGTccggagtcatatctcagacTCTGAAAAGTGTTTGAAGGATGTCAgtgaaaaatattagaaatatttgatattataatgTACGAAATAGGACCCTGCAAGTTTCTGTCAGAGTATTTGAGGTAGACAAGATTTACCTTTGTACTACATACATTGTGTAAggatttaaataaacatattagGAATGAGAACTGCTTTAGGGATTGTGGCCAagcaagtttcatttagattgctTCCCTGTACCCCCGctctttccccttgcatttgtgCTCCTTCCTGTATACACCCCTCCCCATTTACTTTAAGTTAGTTTTCGTGGttcccctttattttggctgccggaatcctaaggcagtacacgattgttttttttcttgcttaTAGCGATACtttgtgtgcttgtgagtctaacgcggtgccctactgtgttcttgtaCAAATGTATCTTATTTTtccgtttttctatgttagttagttgggtgtgattgtgtgtttatctttggtacatgaatgtctgcggtattgggtttacgttgtagtgtaaccgtgattaaggaacgtagaaTTCCCTTTATATATTCATCCTTGTCCTACTTTCTCCTTCAACTTCCTCCCCCAACCCAAACCCTcttttttaccccttaccactttcTCCCTCCCAATacatatttggcataaatttatatgtattgttagatttttgaagcaacccgtctgtaatatttttccattacggcttctttttgttgtgggcctactttgcaaatacgtggctctgaggctgtgtttttatgCTCTgttcttccgagaaatctacccttacctgttatATCTTGAAGAAGACAAGATTTATAACCCTTTATACTTTAAGTGTTTATACCATCTTCTGTTGGTccggagtcatatctcagacTCTGAAAACTATCTGAAGGATATCACTGAAAAAttctagaaatatttgatattataatgTACGAAATAGGACCcagcaagtttcagtcagattattTGAGGTAGACAATATTAACCTTTGTACTATATATCCTTAATATACCTGATATGCCGGAACCTAATTCTATTCATTCTGTAATGTGCCGTTATATATACCTGGTATATGGAAACTTTCCTTTGTTGGAATCTTGGAACGAACATAAATCACCAACAAAATAATGTTCCAACAAACCAGGTAATTTGGATGAATATATATATCTAGTGTTTCAGTTTTCTGTCCTTCGGTAATCATGTGGTTGAAGGATTTCAACAGCACATTGGAATGATATCAACTGTTATTGGTAATTGTGGCCCTGCAAATTGCAGTGAAACTGCTTGAAGAACACAGGAGTTATGGCCCTAAGTAATTTAGTAATTATAAAGCTGTGGTGTCAATTTTCAGTGGAATGTGGAGTTTATAGAAACGTGACTATAAAAAAGGTGTAACggccatgacctctcatatgacatcagtactggttttccaggaagcggactcgagcgtggttcaaataagcttgaagctttcatcacaatcgagctaaaacaaattagtatataaACTAATAATATTGttctatgtaaaattttaaacactGAAACGAAACAGTTTATACAGACAATTTAGCATAGAATATGGTCTTTTCTAAAAGATCGAGGGTCAGATTGGGATAGGAGGATCTATGTTTAGCAAAATGGTTTCTATAACCAATTCGTTGATTACAGCAACATTACCAAGAATTAAGAACCCTATATAGGCATGTGATATAAGACCTACACATTAATCTCATATACATAACaatgtttaaaagatttttgaCCGAGTTTTAATACATAATATCCACAAAGATATTCTATTTGGAACGTATTTTTTTGTGGAGTTAGTGTCACTTTCATGAGTTATGGTTATTTATAACATGCCGTCTAATGGTGCGTCATGCGTTTGCTTAAGGTGGCATTATGCACATCTTATTGCACATAGTTTttgatgaatattttataaaagcatttttctgttgctgtgcatttaaatgtgttaaattaacgataatgccgcataagtatttgatgTTGATACTTTAGAAATTAAGAAATCTGACTAAGAAAATGATAGTTCCTTTCTTCAGTCTTTTACTTAGTGATCTCctttacctataggtagagatttctgcgGTTGAAAGGAAGCAACTCCTGTATGAAGTTTGACTTCTCTTAAAAAGACCTTCgcagtcaaaataaaaaaaagtcatatttggaaagttattatttcgtactgctAACTAAAGTTATTATTTATTGTCCACTAGGTGATGTAACGGACCTATTCTACGGTAAATTGAAGATTCCGGACACAGAGATTCAACCTCTTGTAGAGTTCAGGGAGCTAGAGGTGTCGCGACAGTCGGTGAAACTTCTCGAGAAACTTGGAAGTGGTAGTTTTTGCAGAAGTTTATCTTAGTAAGAACCTATATGAATGATACTATAAAGCCGCCTTAATTTAAAAGGCATTTAATCACGTGGTAtcactttaatttaaaaagcaCAAAATCACGTGTTATTTGTCAAATCGGTTATTCCATAGGGATAAATAGTCATGGGTTTCGTTTCTTTAAAGCTACTTGTCCACAGTTTAGGGAAAAAGTTTGCAAATTGTTCATTTCCATTATGTTtagcatagaatgtatatatggcactgaaaaatgataaagtggatgAAAATTAATGTTGGATATTGtgaaaaatgctttatttcaAAAGCGCTGCAAAGATTTACTACCGTCTGCACAATAttattggttatttataagaatatcttgcaaaaaccACATGTCAATACGTTTGTACCACAAGTATCTTTCAAAGTAGCCCTACTCATTTGAAAGAAATTCTTTTTTCGCCAGTGTGGGTTGgtcttaaagacactgattctggtatgctaggtatgtggcctatgggaatgataaggtctgcgtattggtggtaatggccaatacacaagactggaccattgatagacttgcttctgtttatcataataagctactgtatagctactgtgcagtacataaattacaggtgatatttctcaccttcatagcaaatcagttcccacctttataacgagtttagaaagctttaattgaattagggctaaataaaaaagtgataagatacaacagtgtttttatcatatttttattaaatcaagttttctaacaattacatttcatcatttctgttttttttatcaaaaatataaaaaaaaatgcatttaggcacatagcttttagaaataataaatcatgtgtttttgaacaatgatatatctttattgctggatttattatacataaaagaaacattatttagacaatacaaggggaattatgcattttaatataaacaatctttctgtccatattccttttttatctattaaaaatgcaactgaatgcttctttaaataatttctaatacaatccagcaattatcttcttctggttttattttgttacttttgataaaaagatgacagtcattgaataaacaaacttgtaatttctctttaaataaatattaagttttaaaaaattatttcattgttgaGGAGTGAAAATTGCTTTgttataagagttataatttaattggccaggaaattattgaacatgactgagcaatcaaaattagtataattattatcaattaaaatgattttgtgtacattctgaaaaaaaaaacaaaaacaaaaaaaaaacaggacttcaatcaataaaatgcaaaacacaggaaataaccaatctatcttgtatattggggattaaaaagtctggtatttgcgggggtgggggtggggggggggggggggggggggggggcaacttatataggagattttctttgcctttaatagAATTAAAGAATTTTACATCTTCGTTgatttttcatttcatgtattGACCAAATCCACAAAAAAGTCCCTCTTGAATATCAATGATATTGCAGTTCTTTACTATAATAAGAATATTGTGACTCATGCAAATAACCAGAAGCAAGCGTGCACAAAAACAAGTTACTGCAACCAGGAAGGCCGAGTTCCGTGTCAATAACCAGAAGTTTACGTTAAGGATTATAATATAGTTCTCGATAAATGGCATTGATTATTGAAAACTACTTTTATTTAAATACAGTAGCAAAAAGCACTTAAGACAGGCTATTACCGTTTAATAAGTGTATTACATTCTAGGTAATTTGCATAATACAGTAGACGTGGCTGTGAAAAGGTTGAAGCAAGGTAAGATGACGGATTTCCTGGCCGAGGCGAAGATCATGCATCATTTAAGACATAATAAACTGTTACAGCTGATGGCAGTGTGTACAGAATCAGAACCTATCTGGATTATAACTGAGCTCATGAGTAAAGGGACGCTATTAGATTATTTACGCTATGATACAGACAGAACCATTGACTTCAATTCATTAGCTTATATGGCTGGCCAGGTATGATATAATTTTTGTATTCATGTGACAATTACTGATTAAAATGCATGATTATTTATATCATCTGTCAGTTGCTGATTTCAAGCCAGTACTTGTGCCTATCCTAGGTCTTGTCTAAAGCTATGCCAGATCCCTCCTTTCAGATAGTGGTCCACTGCTTACATGAACTTACTATACACTCAACGCGCGGTATTTGCAATATCATCAAATGAATTTGTATCAAACTAATACAaacatgatccttggcccaacgGTTGTGGCATGGCAACCATTTTACCTCTGATCACTAGAACACAACGTGATCAGAATGAGTTATTGTGACAACTCACAGACgtcttccgtccatccgtccatccacccgtctgtcaacattttctccAGTCGACCTCTTCGCTGAAGTATAACTTATATTTTGGTGAAATATTGCCTGAATGTTATTTAGCAGTTGTGCTTGGTTGCACAATAGGACCATCCgataaaaacatagaaaaaaatgtaaaacgaCATCCTCCCGAAatgctggtctgattttgaaattatttcacactTGTGTTCATTGAGTGCCAAGATTgtgcaaattattttatttgattcgtcaaaaacgtGGTTGCCAGAAGGCCTTGTTACTTTCACCTAAAtgtatacagattttatttatcagAAATTGTGGCtcagtaaaaatatacaaaaggtTGTTTCAAGTGTAGCCGAGCATAAAATACTGTACCACCAGAGCTAAATAAAAACCTTCTCTAAACAATATTTTCTTCTACTcctatttacatttaatttcacagatatagtTTTTGAGTGACCATCTGCTAAGAGTGTTTGAATTATACAGGACTGTCAATAAGAACATCACCACCACAGTTTACAATAGAACAGTTTTCAAAtgtcatttcgttttaaacatcttctccaattttaaaataatttcacaagaatCTTTGGCGACCTTATACATTCGTATTAAATTAACTAACAGCCATCTTCATTTCTCAGAAATGAACCAAGACAAGGACAAGGTGTCCAGTTTTCCCCATGTGTCTCAGTCTGTTCTTCGCTTCTGAAACTGCATACCAGTTTCAAAGTGATTTACCgaagtgtttctttttatattagtTTCAGCTGTGAAACTACAACAAAGTATTATGATGCATAATCACAAGCAAGAGGTATCACTATTCACAGAAAATTTTGACCAGGTCTGAAGAGCGAAAAAAATTATAGTGTACTGATAATTACTACAAACCTCCAACAGGTGTTCCAGTTTGAAATTGGCATTACATGTAGTTATATTTGTGTATTCAGATAGCAGATGGTGTGGCTTATATGGAAAGTAAGAATTATGTACACAGAAATCTGAGAGCTGCTAATATTCTTGTTGGTGATCACAACAAAGTTAAGGTGGCAGGTTTTCGTCTGGCAAGATCGATTCATGAAAGTTTTGATGACTCGCATGAAAGTATGTAAATTTTTTGTTCTATTTAATTTCcgttttctttacatttaatttaataaactGATACACTAAATATGTTCCTGGACGTTTCATGATGTTTGACCTCATTTTTTAGGATACAGATATAAAAACAAACTAGAATAGATTAAGCGGAAATTTATTACACGGATACATTGAAT
The sequence above is a segment of the Mercenaria mercenaria strain notata chromosome 3, MADL_Memer_1, whole genome shotgun sequence genome. Coding sequences within it:
- the LOC128555661 gene encoding LOW QUALITY PROTEIN: tyrosine-protein kinase SRK3-like (The sequence of the model RefSeq protein was modified relative to this genomic sequence to represent the inferred CDS: deleted 1 base in 1 codon); the protein is MTDFLAEAKIMHHLRHNKLLQLMAVCTESEPIWIITELMSKGTLLDYLRYDTDRTIDFNSLAYMAGQIADGVAYMESKNYVHRNLRAANILVGDHNKVKVAGFRLARSIHESFDDSHENTKFPAKWTAPEAAFTKKISIKSDVWSYGVLLYELITFGRDPYAGMDGLVVLKRLEAGFRMDKPRPYHIPCPDPYYEIMLKCWNRIADSRPTFAFLQDYFYNYMI